ACATGAGGCGGTATCGTCATGCCTTTCTCGATCAATTTGGCCAGCTCTTCGCGACTAACAGATTTCGGATCATCTTGGAGGGATTTTACTTCTTCTAGCCACTGTATCTGTGCcaatttctgtaaaataaaatatttaagtgaaacaaaatatctacttttaaaaataaacatacgTCTGTGTGGTTACATACTTGTTTCAATCGTACTAGTTGGGGTAATTCGATGCAAATAGAATCACCAAAATCGATgcatttcttcaatttctcaACATCGCATTTCTCGTCTTTCTCCAATTCTGCCGCATCCTTTTGAAATTGTAATACTTGATCGAGTATAAATTTTACGCCATCCGATTCCTTAAGCTCACAGCACAGGTTGGTTAATTCCTTATAGAAAAGTGTTAATTCTTCCACAGTGAGCTTATACTTAGCGGTATCGACCGTTTGTCTAGTCCTATACAAATGAGAATTGTgtaaaagcaaataaaatcatatgAATCACAATACAGAATGCCGCAATAAAATCTTACGCTTGTACCAACCTCGTACGCTGTTTGTTGTTTAATAGCTGTTGCGCAACGCTCGCGCATTTCTCAGCATCTTGCACAGCGGTCGTTAAAGCCGTCAGTAATTCGCTCTCGGGAAACTTTTTGTTTTCAGCTTCGTTCAAAAGTTCTTTTAACTCGGTTAAttcaattttgtcatttttaggAACCATCGCTTCCTTCACTTTGGTCACCCACGAGTCAAACGACTCAGCcttcagttttaatttttgcaacatGATCGGTAGCTCGTCCAACGTATATCGATAACGCAACGTATGCTTCTCTGGTGGACAGGTACACAACTCAGCAAAGTGTCTCAGACAAACTAACTGCGAGCTGTGGCACGAACATGTAACTGCACTCAGGAAACAGGTAGTCTTGCATGCTTCGCACTGTCTCTCATCGTCTGGTAGAAGCTCGAAAGCCTCACGTTCCGCCTCCGTCACACCCTGAACAGACCAAGTTATCCAGATGTGTTATCCACAAATACACTAAATCTGTCTCTCGTGTCTTAGCgactttttaatgaaacacttgatatgatataaataattaaatctataatagCGATATCgaattgaaaattgtatttcACTGACGCATACGTATCCATCTGCGGAGGGCGAACGTAACGCGATATGGCGGGATTCGGGATTCGACGCGTTCACGCTGGTTCACGCGATCAACGTGACGCACCGCCCTGAGGATTTGGCGCGTAAATACGCACTTCCAGGCAAGTCCTGCGAAACAGCCGCGAGAACGCGAGAAGACCAAGCTGCGCGTTTAGTTTAGCATCATGGCACAAGGCTTCGAAAACATAACCTCTTTACTCACCTATATGTAAGTTACATAACTAGAATAAAGGTGCAGCGAATAAAAGTCAGTCAAGGCTGACCGTCACGATTACGCGAATTATTTCGGCCACGAGAACGCAACGATAACAGCAGGTTCGACGGAATCGGCAATAATGAAAATACGTGGCGACACAAATTACGTTTATAACGTGGACAGATTGTCCTGCCAGCTCCAAATGGTTGACGTCGTTGACGACGATACCAGGATACCGCGAgtgcatatatatacgaattttgccgcgccgcgcggcccgcgtgtgcgtatgtgtgctGTGTGCTCGTAttcgtgtgtgtgcgcgtgtgcgcgcgcatGTGCGTCAGCCGCCAGCGCGCTCAGCGCTGTTGGCACGTAACGACGTACTACTTGGCCTAAATATATTGACCTTCCACAACGGTATTGCCAGTGTTCACACATTAGATCTTTTCCATTGGAAACAAGACCGTATCGGCCCTGGTATTCgtagtcggatcttatatttaagaccgtttTAGGTACAATCTTAGGGCCTGAGCAGAATGACTgtcttatagaaatttaagataatgttttatgctttaaatctttatttttcataacgcacaatactgtctTGTGTCTCAAGTCTCACAAATATTGACTTCGTACACACGTTTAAAACGTTAGTTTTAAAGCACAagacagtattgtgcgttactaaaaacaaagatttaaagCACAAAACATTGtcttaaaattacaaatcagCATTCTGCCTTGGCCCTTTAAGGCTTCTGAATACTCGCCGAACTCCTTATTTGatgacgtcagaagcgagaaacgttgaaaattcttgcgtgcaatttccaaataaaaagatatttgcataaaataatacttcgGCACACTTCAAAAATACTCCGAGGTCTATCTCTTTCCCTTGATACTTGACAGTCAATAAACAGCcgtaaaatgaatgtaatacgAAGCCTAGTCATACAGGCTTATGCGCAAGCACATGACTAGGCTTcgtattacattcattttacgGCTGTTTATTGACTGTCAAGTGTCAAGGGAAAGGGATAGACCTCAGAGTATTTTCAAAGTGTGCcgaagtattattttatgcaaatatctttttatttggaaatggcACGCAAGAATTCTCAACGTGTCATTTCTTGCTTTTTGATGTTATCAAACAAGGATAGACAAGCGGCGAATACCTGGGAGGCTTAAGATGTTATATACCAATCGCAACAGAGCCgcattagcatcttaagacgaTTTTGAAATAAGAAAGCACTACGAATACCGAAACGCGATACGAATATGGAACAGCTTTCCTAAATCttgagatataaaatattcgacaTTTCGGGTATCaacgaataaataatgtatagcAGCAGTTAAAGAGTAAAACAAAACTAGGTTCGTTGTAAaacaattgatataaaaaacattaaatatttagagaTGACAAATGgtaattaattagtaattaaaatcttaaattctCATTAAAAGATTGCGTCATAAGATGCTACAAGTTGTTCGTATTAAGAAATctaatatatagtattaaaCATTGATATATAGACTTACCCATTCTAGTAAGTTTTTCCGCAATTTTTTCTCATCCTCCACCATTTGCAACATGTCGTGATACGTCGCGGTTGCGACTCCGATATCTAACGTATCTGGATCCAATGACATTTTACAAACTAGCTCATCGTGAGAAAATACACAGAATCttcttaaatttgaataatgcGTGATGCATTCCCGTCCGATCTTAAGCTgataagaaaaacaattattttagtattactACTAGAGTACGTGTAaggtataatttaaattgtcgAATGTCCTAATACCGCACGCGCGTCTATTTTATTCGGATCTAAACGAATTCGAGTGTACCACGATTTACATACCCAATCTGCTGGTGCAAAATTGACAGCTTCTGCAAAATTGTAACCCTGATTAAAGCCTGCGTGGTACGCTCTTGGAAATGTCACGACAAATTCACCTGCGTGCTGATCTGTTCTAAATACCGGTACTCCTGTTaaacaattacaaaattatatcaaccataaaaataaatgtaaaataataaatttaaaaaaaatgttgcagTTGCAAACTAGATAAATTTCAGATAATCTGAGTTAGAAGAAACAAATCTTACAAGTTTCCTGATCTTTTCTTTTCAACGATAAATcatctttataaatttgttatatatttttaattatacatatatagaaatgTATTCGTTTTTTAATGTATGTGAACACTATGTACGACATACCTTcgcttattaatatatttgggTTCATTATGGTAACAAGTTGATGTAACAAATCGGGCTGACTGTGAAACAGTTCCGGTGCGGCGGACTTCATGGATTTCTCGAAACGTTCCGCCTGAGAACCCGGTACGCCATACCATGTCTTTGGTTCGCCCCAATGCAGATAATTAATGGAATAACTCCAATGATCCTCATTGTGCCAGCAGAATGTCGCGAAGCACATGCCGACATACATCCAAGGAACTTTCATGCCACTAATATCAGCATTAATGTGACCCAGGATGCTTCCACGTAAAACTGgcaaattattcaaattccACGAAGATTCGGCATATTCTTGATCGCAAGTGAATAAATTAACGCTGGTCTTGGTTGGAAATCCGGATCCATGATCCATCGTGTGCAAGTCGGCGCCGTATTCTACAGTCACGTCTTCGTCGATGGACGAGACTATTCGCCAGAATTCTTTTTCCACTAGTGATGTTGGAACCATCtagacaaaaaattattaaatatataacaaagataaaaatatacatatatatatacccgTACATCTCTCGTAATGGCCAGCGATGACTTACATGCACAGGCATATTAAAGTAGTCGCTCTTGAACTGATCAGCCATTTCTCCGAATTGCTGCAGCGTGTACTCTCTCTGCGCTTGTTCGAAGCCGAACGCCTCCATTGGCTTCGAGACCTCCTCGGCGACGCACTTGGGACATCGCCAGTCACCCTTTGGTATTTCCGTCAATGGTGGCATAAGGCAAAATGTGTGATAGCTGTCATCACATCCATCGCACAACAGCATGTTTTCTTCATTGTCACCTCTCCCGCAATtgtgacaaatatatttgGCCAACTAAATGAGAACGgaggaaaagataaaaaaaattaaattatcatagTATATagttattgaattatatactatttcttattgttaagtgttatacatttatataacataaatagaTTGTCAACGTAAACTTACAGGATCAAAATCGTAAACAAGTTTCAAGCCACGCGTTTTATTAGATTTCTTTCCCTCTTTGGTATTAAAGCCAGCCATTTTCGGGCCTGGTccgtaaaattgtaattttttaagttcttTGCTTTTATCCGTATCGCAACTGAGCCTGTTTTTAATCTTATCCTTGCATTCATTGTCCGAGTCGCATTCCTCCTTGCAGTCTTCCTGTTTAATCGATGCATCTTGCTTCTCTTCTTGCCCGGAAAATCGCTTAGATCGCCGCGAGAATTTTTCATTTGGCGGTTTAATTTGCTGTCGAGATATTATGCCATGCGGCTTATAATCGCGATCCCTCTTCTCATTCGCGTCCGAATCTGGCTccattttctatataaacCAAACGAAAAATTAGTTTGCACGTGACTACAAAACATAATCGCATAATTATTActagtttaaataaattataattaaattaaaaacacgtACGTTCACGAGAATGTTAACGTGATATGAACGTGACAATGAATAATTTCCCGCGGGccaaaatttgacttacaatATCTGACAATGTCTTTCCTTGCTTGAAAACGTCAAAGGGATATAAAATTCTCTCGTAGTGATTTTTCAATATGCTGCCTACGCTTCGTCCGGATGGATAGCCCAGTTTATTGGCAATTTTTGCCCATCTTCTTTCCTTGGTCACAGTTTCTATGCCACCTGCAAATATAACGCGTAGAAATTAAAACTGTAAACGTATAAAGTgtgcgataaataaaatatagaaataaaatttaccttCGTCTGTGACTATTTTATGTAGGGAATACAAGTCTAAAGCCTTGCGTTCTACAAGCGGAATTTTCAAGGAGGAACCTTGAAGCTCCCAAAACTTTGCGATTTGATCTAAGAAATTAAGCTTTATCCTGGTCTTGGCTTCTAATTCGTTTAACCTTTGTATTCTCGGAACAAATTTGAATTTGTCCACGTCCACGGCAAATGGTGGCTGCCAGTTCTGCAACACAAACCATAACGTTAATGAATATCTACAAAAAGAAGTttgatttgataattttatttggacATAAATTTGGAATAAAGGATGAAAATTCTCTCGCCTCGgttcccctctctccctcctcacTCACTTGTACATATAAAGTTTaagtttagaaaaatattgtaaatttaaagtCGATTAATAGTTATATGTACTTTGTGACATCGACGACGGATTATTACTTATTCACGGAGCTGGAGATCCGGTACTATTTCGGGTCGTAACTAGAGGCGCGGTATACGTGGCCCTTACCTCACTGTAACTAACGACTAACGTCTAACGTTCGATAGCAAGGATAAGAAGATACGTGAGTTTTCAACAAACTTCCTTCGATAGACATCGTACACACATCAGGTTAAATTTGGAGTAAAGATGTCAACGTGTAGATTTAATCTCGTGTTTATATATTGAGATCTGACAAACTCTATCCAAGTATTTTATcctgaatataatataatataacaaatatttaacactatgtaatatacatattattatacaaacaaATTGTAGAAAACCTACgtatatctacatattttttatttacaagatGGCACGTGCATTGAttgttattcatatttatagatattctatttatagatattctactcgtgtaattatataatgaaacaACGAAACGAAACAATCGATAAAGTGTTACGAGGACTTGGAAACATTTGGATGGTTGCACAGAGAAAAGTCGATTTCCAAATTTaacgaatttaatattaatatcgagGTTCACTGTAACAAATTGTATGCGCAACCAAGTTTCGTTGATCGGTTCTACACTACGTCGTATGTCGGAAGTCGGAAACGCAGCCGACGATTCAAGGAGAGAATTACTTTCGAAAACAAAATTTCCTCATTCTTCCGACTCCGACAAGTCCGATATACGACTTATCGTAGAACAGGCCTAATTAAGTAGCAAGCTGTCGTTTTACGAGCGTCCAACGCCCGTGTGTAACGACGGCTACGACACACAACTTCCATAATGGCGGCGTGCTCTCGGCCAAATATCAGTCTCTAGGCGTCTAGGCTCTAGAAAGCGTTAGAGGCTGCCTTCTCATCGACGAGGGCATCATCGTGCTCCTTCATCGTGCGTAGCGTAACGTCCGTGCAAGTTGGTTGGACCAAAATTCAGCGGAGCGCAGATTTTCGGTGACGTTCCACGCAGTaggaaaatttattacaattcttTCACTTGTCAATTCGAAAGAGACGGAGATGGGATTGGGCGACGTATACTTCGAAAGAGCAAGTCAAGTATAGACAGATggtgaataaaatttagaaaattttaattaagtagGCGTAGTCGAGTTTTTGTTTTGCACGCTGGGACTCGAAGCGTGCAACGTCAACGTAAAGAGTCAAATGTAAAACGAGTAACagattatatcatatatgtatattagatgaacgaagaaaaaaaaacaattttgtattttttatgtccACAGTCATAATGCACGAGTATGCAGATATATACGACGTACGATGCCCTCGCCTCCTGgcccctccctcccctccgAGAGCCCCGCGCCCAACTTTAGACTAGTTCAGACGGTTCAGACGTGACGCCGCAAATAATGCCTCTATCGATTCTTTTTGGAAGGATCCGCGATAGAGGAAACTTTACTTTACTGTATTCCTCTCGCACTTGTAACGATCGCGTTTTGGGACGTTCTAAGTGCAATGTAAGTAAACTTGCCACGGCGCGGCATGGCAGTTTACCTCGTTACTTTCAGCCACATATATGCGTCATTCCCTGTTCTCTCGGGCGACAGAGAAGAAAGAGACACTTGATCGGAATATTTCGAGGCTCATTAAACGGTTTGAGAAGCCGTGCAGGTGTCGGTGTCGCAGGATGAAACCAAACtcgaaaaaatgtgttttttcgTACAAAATGCGCGATTAATGGATTTTACTTATTTGCTCGTTCAGCCTTTATCAATATAGAACGCTATTGCTGATAAAGATTACTCAAAAAATAGCCAACACTGCGCACTAACGTCTTGGACATCTTGGACGAACGTTCCCCACATCACGTTACACTTGTTCATGCACGTATTGGAAGCAATAAACAAAGCAGCTCCGAGTTTTCCTTCGATATGAtgcgttaaaattaaacgattAGAGATTAGATAAAACAACAATGCATCGCGGTCGTAAATTATGCAGAATCACTCATAAATCGGTCGTATCGGAACGAAGTAAGAAGAAACGTCGTAGAGACAACTTGTAAAGTTTCAGCaaatggagagagagagaataaaataaagtaataaacaaTCGGCTACAGCCGGGATAATTATTAGGTATCGATTAGCCGGCATAGGTAAAAATCAATACGTATTCGAGAGTTTGCGGCGCCTTGACGCTAGGTTTTGACGGGCAGGCTTACACCTGCCAGAGAGAACGACGTCCGGACATCGcggtatacgcgcgcgcgcgcgttatcaTTTCACCTTCGTGCGGCTACGTTTTCGCCTAGACGTACTTCCTCGCGATCTTTACTGTCGCGTATTAAAGATTACCACCTATCTCGATGCACTTGTCGCTCAAAATTCGCGACGCGAGGCGAGGCGAAGCACGCGGAAGTGAATGCCAAAATGTCGCGGTCGCGGACGAGGAGAAACTTGGTCAGAGGCAAAAAGCATGTTTTAGGaaggaagaaggaaaagatGAACGTTAAGCTCTTAACTCTATGTATATCGGGCGGCAGATGCCATGCGATCGATATGCACGTAGGGTTTAACCGTTAAGCGCTCGTCATTAGGTACTTAAACGTCTAcgtttttgcatttttctgcAAAACGTTCTCACGCGGACGATATTTCCACGTCTCCACGTTTCTACGTCGCGGCCTcggtcgcgtcgcgcgcgcgagccaaAAAACATGCGTCTCTCGCGGATCTGTTCGAATATTTGCGTCGCCCACGCTAGTCGTAGGAAGAAAAAGCAGTTTCCGGAGTCGTCGGAGTTTTTCCTCATTTATATACGGAAACAAGATGGTGGCGCAAATAGTTTCTAATGGTGGCATAAAACCGACGACGAGCGCGACCAACGACGGACGAGTCCGTCCATTCGGGCGACTCGGGACTCGGGACTCGGGTGGATGCTCCGAGCTCAGGTGGGAAGATCGCGAAAGGTTTCGCGTTGGGGCAAACAGATCCGACCGACGTGCACGGGAGAACCCTGGCAGGCTACGGCCGAGAGAGCTCATGGAGTGAAAGGTGACGATAGcgcggaaaaaaattatgtcatgcGGCGAACTGCAACGCGCCCAGCGATGAGATTCTCTCCTCGGCAGCGGCAGGCAGGAACACGCCCGCACGCCCGCTCGGCCCCGCTCGCGACGGAAAAACTCCGCTTCGAGGCTCGACTGGCTCGAGGGACGAGGAGAGCGATCAGCGAACGAGACGGAAGCGACGCGGAAGCGACCGGAGGAGAGCCCGTTGCGTTTGAAAGGCGCACGTTTTTCGGTttcggccgcggccgcggtcGCGAACGCGACGATAACGggaacgcgccgcgccgcgccggcacgCGCGCGTCCTGTTCGACTGTTCTGTTGGATAAAATCGCGACCTCGCGATCGTCCTTTTCCTCAGTTTTCTCCGGACGTAGCATCTCGCCGATATTTCCTCGAGGTCCTCGTGTCTCGCCATTTTACATGGCGCGGGCGGTCGACGCACCGCGCGCACTTATCGTTATTTAACACGACCCTATATACGCTCGTATCGATGTTTCCGTTACTGTTTTTTACTAATATCACCGTTGTCATTGACGTTCGTGGCGATGCGCGTCCGCGAAAAGTATTCCGTAATCCCGTCGTGCAGCcgtacgttacgttacgtcgCGACGAGCGGAAAAGGAGACGACGAAGAGTTTTTTCCATCTCGCTTCCATCTCGTTCGATATCGAGCGTCTCGACGGTCAGGAGCGTCCACTCTTTTTCCTACGTTTCCTTTCCCTTCTCGCCGCTTCTCGCCGCTTTGTCCGACATCCTAACGCAACGCGTGACCACACGTACGCGTGTTACGTTTCGCAGGCGGAGAAAACATGGAGACCCGAGTGGAAACCTCGTGGAAGAGGCAGCGCGCAGCGCGAGAGGAAGGTGGAATACACGATGCGTGTCCCGTGTCGATCACGCGAGCAAGTCCCCCTGAACCTTTGCTTCTTCTTgttcctcgtcctcgtcctcgtcgtcgtcgtcgttgtcgtgaTCGTCGACGAGATTctacttatttgaaaaaagtgcGTTTTACATAAAAACGAGGTCGCGCACTCCTCGTTCGAGGATGCGACTCTCGTGCCCTTTCTTTCAGACTGCGcgacaagagagagagagagagagagagagagagagagagagagagagagaatccaGGCGGAAGGATAGGATAGGATCGACGTCGAGGATGTCGAGGATGACGAGAAGGGGGGCAACGTTCAAAGAGCGATGCGACGACGCGCATAGGGAATAGAAGCTATGCGTCCGACCGTCCGCCCGACGACCTGACCTGGGGCCTGGGTGCTACTCACGGGTGGCGGTTTAATCTTGCAGATGCCGGACCTCTCGGCGATCGGCCGTATCTTGGCGATGTAGGCGAGAGGGTCGTGGAACTCCTCGTTGGTCGGCTCGAACACTGGAGCTTCCGGCGGCACCGTGAACTCAAAGTCGGTCTCGGTGCGATCGCAGGCCATATCTTGAGCGCAACGGTGCGTCCCGCAGCCGCGAATCTCGTTGTTCCTCGATCCCATTGCCGTGATGTCGTGATGTCGTGATGCCGTGATTCGGGGATCGGaggcacgccgcgccgcgccgtccgtTCCTTCGacgctggctggctggctggctggcacgcacgcacgcacgtacgcacgccCGCCCGCACGCACTTTAAATTCGAGCAAAAGCCTCGGCGCCAGGCACCACCGGGCGACGACGTCGCTACTCGACCCGAATTAATCGCGGAACCACGTTACCACGAGTTCCCGGATCGATCATGTTCCTGCGCGCGGATCCACTGGACGCTGCTCCTGCTGCCTGACGATAAACGACGCGCAACGGACACGAATCACGCGGATGTAGCATCAACCTTACGTGAAGTTTCGTACACTCACCACTCACCACGACTGATCACCTTCTCCACTTCTCTCAGTTCTCTGagttctctcttctctccgcGCCTCCGCTCTCCGCGCCTCCGCTTTCCGCTCTCCGCTCTCCGCGCAGTCCGAGGTCCGAGCTACCCTCACCCCCCTGCCCTCGCTCCCCGCCCGGCGGCCCTGCCCGCAGTGCCCGCTGCCGTGCCGTGGTGGCCAGCAGTACTTGAGTAACGGCTCGACGAGAGCGCCATCGGCGGACGGCAAAATCCGTTTGGCGTTTCGTCTGGTTCCGTCGTCACGTCCGTCTGTGCTTTGCGTCTGCGCGCCATCTTGCCTGTCAGCGGCCACCTTAAGGTGGATTTTCATGAGCAGTGAACGGCAGCAGCAACGAGCAGCAGCAGtttagggccaatttcaccaaccacagttatagccacggtcttacatacaggtCTGGAAACTCAGGCCAATTTCGGTGGTGGGGACTGACTCACTTAGGCTGCATTCGAgaagcgcgctatta
The window above is part of the Temnothorax longispinosus isolate EJ_2023e chromosome 8, Tlon_JGU_v1, whole genome shotgun sequence genome. Proteins encoded here:
- the Kdm5 gene encoding lysine-specific demethylase 5A isoform X2 translates to MGSRNNEIRGCGTHRCAQDMACDRTETDFEFTVPPEAPVFEPTNEEFHDPLAYIAKIRPIAERSGICKIKPPPNWQPPFAVDVDKFKFVPRIQRLNELEAKTRIKLNFLDQIAKFWELQGSSLKIPLVERKALDLYSLHKIVTDEGGIETVTKERRWAKIANKLGYPSGRSVGSILKNHYERILYPFDVFKQGKTLSDIKMEPDSDANEKRDRDYKPHGIISRQQIKPPNEKFSRRSKRFSGQEEKQDASIKQEDCKEECDSDNECKDKIKNRLSCDTDKSKELKKLQFYGPGPKMAGFNTKEGKKSNKTRGLKLVYDFDPLAKYICHNCGRGDNEENMLLCDGCDDSYHTFCLMPPLTEIPKGDWRCPKCVAEEVSKPMEAFGFEQAQREYTLQQFGEMADQFKSDYFNMPVHMVPTSLVEKEFWRIVSSIDEDVTVEYGADLHTMDHGSGFPTKTSVNLFTCDQEYAESSWNLNNLPVLRGSILGHINADISGMKVPWMYVGMCFATFCWHNEDHWSYSINYLHWGEPKTWYGVPGSQAERFEKSMKSAAPELFHSQPDLLHQLVTIMNPNILISEGVPVFRTDQHAGEFVVTFPRAYHAGFNQGYNFAEAVNFAPADWLKIGRECITHYSNLRRFCVFSHDELVCKMSLDPDTLDIGVATATYHDMLQMVEDEKKLRKNLLEWGVTEAEREAFELLPDDERQCEACKTTCFLSAVTCSCHSSQLVCLRHFAELCTCPPEKHTLRYRYTLDELPIMLQKLKLKAESFDSWVTKVKEAMVPKNDKIELTELKELLNEAENKKFPESELLTALTTAVQDAEKCASVAQQLLNNKQRTRTRQTVDTAKYKLTVEELTLFYKELTNLCCELKESDGVKFILDQVLQFQKDAAELEKDEKCDVEKLKKCIDFGDSICIELPQLVRLKQKLAQIQWLEEVKSLQDDPKSVSREELAKLIEKGMTIPPHVKIEDRLSELHALTKAIDKWEEKAKVFLNTKNRRTIVAVEEFIREADKVEAYLPSLDTLQDTLNKAKTWTKLIDDIRARENFPYYDTLDDLLRKGRNIPLHLNDLPTLESTLSQAKGWKERTARTFLRKNSHYTLMEALSPRIGVGVQAMKTKKNKGDESIGAVYVCDTKLDDSSNSANVVAAFKLAEQREMEAMRSLRERNLMKMKVEVEDSKYCVCRRPRFGIMLQCELCKDWFHTNCVPLSKTSYKGKPPGPRDMKFLCPCCLRSRRPRLETILALLVSLQKIPIRLPEGEALQCLTERAMNWQDRARKALSTDEVSSILTKLSVMSQKLVEAAAREKTEKIISSELKKAANNPELHQRVQAIAPLSGVHSDDSTLSTADDDDDIVTLDDEPTCSTFNSNEHAYSYISKVRRKTQSSDSESFGTLSSSTRSRLEELMMEGDLLEVALDETQHIWRILSYMNTHNTMRKYKSLEEVQANINQEMKDVKKRGRKRKSEEFELLKKIGRQKADEKNVVKRSKSGGPITKEKRQSNSPIPVKRGPRKMKRKSEGDESPRKRGGNRTKKTKQESSDEEDDCAAVNCLRPSGKEVDWVQCDGGCEGWFHMHCVGLDRTEIAEEDDYICSNCKEADKSASPQEYHGSTTDTEAGV